The following proteins are co-located in the Primulina huaijiensis isolate GDHJ02 unplaced genomic scaffold, ASM1229523v2 scaffold30059, whole genome shotgun sequence genome:
- the LOC140967925 gene encoding calcium-binding protein KRP1-like, whose product MASAGRSGFQDFLPLMAEKLGGDGLIGELCNGFQLLVDSDKGVITFESLKKNAGLLGLQGFSDADLYNMIKEGDFDGDGALNQMEFCVLMFRLSPELMEESQFLLEEVLQQEGFEYFDFSL is encoded by the coding sequence ATGGCGTCTGCAGGTCGATCCGGTTTTCAAGATTTCTTGCCCCTGATGGCGGAAAAGCTTGGTGGGGATGGCTTGATTGGGGAACTCTGCAATGGGTTTCAGTTATTGGTGGATTCTGACAAAGGGGTCATCACATTTGAGAGTCTAAAAAAGAACGCTGGTTTACTTGGGCTTCAAGGATTTTCTGATGCTGATCTTTACAACATGATTAAAGAAGGTGACTTTGATGGAGACGGAGCGCTAAATCAGATGGAATTTTGTGTGCTAATGTTCAGATTGAGCCCCGAGTTGATGGAAGAGTCACAGTTTTTGTTGGAAGAGGTTCTTCAGCAGGAGGGTTTCGAATACTTTGACTTCTCTTTGTAA